One Methanohalophilus mahii DSM 5219 genomic window carries:
- a CDS encoding amidohydrolase family protein codes for MADILIKNGYILTMDPDTGDLKKGEVAIENGRIIYVGLSYNGKADKIIDASGSVVMPGLVNTHNHAGMTLLRGYADDLPLAEWLEDYIWPVEEKLGPEEIYAGVRLACLEMIKSGTTTFADMYIHEQAAARAVEDCGMRAALSYGMIDFGDPQRAESSLLKGRNFVKDFNGAANGRISAMYGPHAPHTCSQQFLQDVRKQARKDDVKVHIHVLETEAELNQMKEKYGKCSVNMLHDIGFFDSDVLAAHCIWLSEGDMNILAETGVHVSHDPVSNMKTAAGIAPVPQLLEKGVNVSLSTDGCASNNNLDMFGVMKTAALLHKVNSMDLTVIDARKVLEMATVYGAKALGIEAGMIKEGYYGDLIVVDMKRPHLTPLYDVDSHLVYSARGSDVTTVLVDGKVLMENGKVLCMDEYEIMMEASKAAKKTDSQHLIDVLGLNDPSVDQ; via the coding sequence ATGGCTGATATTTTGATAAAGAACGGTTACATCCTTACTATGGATCCTGATACAGGAGATCTCAAAAAAGGGGAAGTTGCCATTGAAAATGGCAGAATCATCTATGTGGGTCTTTCTTATAATGGCAAGGCAGACAAAATAATAGATGCAAGTGGTTCGGTGGTCATGCCTGGACTGGTAAATACCCATAATCATGCAGGTATGACACTCTTAAGGGGTTATGCCGATGATCTGCCACTTGCAGAATGGCTTGAAGATTATATCTGGCCCGTGGAAGAAAAATTGGGTCCGGAAGAAATCTATGCAGGGGTTAGGCTGGCATGCCTGGAGATGATAAAATCCGGAACAACCACCTTTGCTGACATGTATATTCATGAGCAGGCAGCTGCCCGTGCAGTTGAGGATTGTGGTATGCGTGCAGCTCTTTCCTATGGTATGATTGATTTTGGAGATCCTCAAAGGGCAGAATCTTCCCTTTTAAAAGGCAGGAATTTTGTAAAGGATTTCAATGGTGCAGCCAATGGTCGCATATCTGCTATGTATGGTCCTCATGCTCCTCATACTTGCTCTCAGCAATTCCTGCAGGATGTGCGTAAGCAGGCTCGCAAGGATGATGTAAAAGTTCACATCCATGTGCTTGAAACCGAAGCTGAACTGAACCAGATGAAAGAGAAGTATGGCAAGTGTTCGGTTAACATGCTTCATGACATTGGTTTTTTTGACAGTGATGTACTTGCTGCTCATTGTATATGGCTTTCAGAGGGGGATATGAATATTTTGGCTGAAACCGGGGTTCATGTGAGCCATGATCCTGTGAGTAATATGAAAACGGCAGCAGGTATAGCACCGGTGCCACAACTGCTTGAAAAAGGTGTGAATGTGTCCCTGAGTACGGATGGCTGTGCTTCAAACAATAATCTTGATATGTTCGGGGTAATGAAAACGGCTGCATTGCTCCATAAGGTAAACAGTATGGACCTAACTGTCATTGATGCCCGGAAAGTGCTTGAGATGGCCACTGTATACGGTGCAAAGGCACTTGGTATTGAGGCCGGTATGATCAAAGAGGGCTACTATGGTGACTTAATTGTTGTGGATATGAAACGTCCGCATCTCACTCCATTGTATGATGTTGATTCACATCTGGTCTATTCGGCTCGTGGTAGTGATGTAACAACAGTTTTGGTGGATGGGAAAGTGCTCATGGAAAACGGCAAGGTTCTATGTATGGATGAATATGAAATAATGATGGAAGCTTCTAAAGCTGCAAAAAAAACCGACAGTCAGCATCTGATTGATGTTCTGGGTTTGAATGATCCTTCAGTTGATCAATAA
- the metK gene encoding methionine adenosyltransferase, with product MSKLKYDHVFTSESVGAGHPDKICDQVSDAVLDACLEFDPNSRVACETLVAHDLVVNAGEITCKGMEKIDTEKIAREVVRDIGYDHKDLLFWDKSFEYISKIHEQSPDISMGVTEGTGLYEEQGAGDQGMMFGYATNETDEYMPAPIAYSHRLLRYLDSIRQEGRVSYLRPDAKSQVSVKYVNGKPDHITAVVVSQQTDDIPLETVRNEMVGFINEVLEPTGMLRSDTEYYINPTGAFVLGGPYADAGVTGRKIIVDTYGGVGSHGGGAFSGKDPSKVDRSAAYYARYVAKNIVAAGLADKCEIQVAYAIGVSKPLSINVDTYGTGVIEDQEIQDVLESGEIFDFRPAALIEDLNLLHPKGWSYRQASSYGHFGRNIFPWEQLDKVDSLKGKFNLNVVK from the coding sequence ATGAGCAAACTCAAATATGACCATGTATTTACTTCAGAATCGGTCGGTGCAGGGCATCCAGATAAGATCTGTGATCAGGTATCTGATGCAGTTCTGGATGCATGCCTGGAATTTGATCCTAACAGTCGTGTGGCATGTGAAACACTTGTAGCCCATGACCTTGTGGTAAATGCAGGTGAAATTACCTGTAAGGGTATGGAAAAGATTGATACAGAGAAAATAGCACGTGAAGTTGTTCGTGATATAGGATATGATCATAAGGACCTTCTTTTCTGGGACAAATCCTTTGAATACATATCAAAGATCCATGAACAATCTCCTGATATATCAATGGGAGTTACAGAGGGTACGGGGCTATATGAAGAGCAGGGTGCAGGGGACCAGGGTATGATGTTTGGTTATGCTACCAATGAAACAGATGAATACATGCCTGCTCCAATTGCGTATAGTCACAGGCTCCTCAGGTATCTGGACTCTATCCGTCAGGAAGGTAGGGTATCCTACTTAAGGCCGGATGCCAAATCACAGGTTTCAGTGAAATATGTAAATGGAAAACCTGACCACATAACAGCTGTAGTGGTTTCACAGCAAACTGATGACATCCCACTTGAAACAGTTCGTAATGAAATGGTAGGATTTATCAATGAAGTCCTTGAGCCAACCGGTATGTTGAGGTCAGATACCGAGTATTACATAAACCCAACCGGCGCATTCGTCCTGGGAGGTCCCTATGCGGATGCAGGAGTTACCGGACGTAAGATCATCGTGGATACCTATGGAGGAGTAGGCAGCCATGGAGGGGGAGCTTTCTCGGGTAAGGATCCATCCAAGGTTGATCGTTCAGCAGCATACTATGCAAGATATGTCGCCAAAAACATAGTTGCAGCAGGTCTTGCCGATAAATGTGAAATCCAGGTGGCCTATGCCATTGGTGTCTCAAAGCCTCTCAGTATCAATGTTGATACCTATGGTACAGGTGTAATAGAAGACCAGGAAATCCAGGATGTACTGGAATCCGGTGAAATATTTGATTTCCGACCGGCAGCCTTGATAGAAGATCTGAATTTGTTGCATCCTAAAGGTTGGTCATACAGGCAGGCATCTTCTTATGGTCATTTTGGCAGGAATATTTTCCCATGGGAACAACTTGACAAGGTTGATAGCCTCAAAGGAAAATTCAATCTCAACGTCGTGAAATGA
- a CDS encoding HD domain-containing protein: MKVIVLDIIEITRDYVSDVLSYEPSSHDMGHVERVESLCVHIGEKEGGNPDVLRLAGLLHDVGVVREYEEGGDHALYGAEIAGSFLADKEVDEKTIKHVVSCIRTHRFSRGMVPESLEGQILQDADRIDALGAVGIFRSLLSMGALRGLKHASGMVKESSMNAYAQNPFEGFEEYMERKPFKIMASLNTCTSRDIATERLKIMEYFLEQLRKEVY; this comes from the coding sequence GTGAAGGTGATTGTTCTGGATATTATTGAAATCACAAGAGATTACGTGTCAGATGTGCTCTCCTATGAACCCAGTAGTCATGATATGGGTCACGTGGAGCGGGTGGAATCCCTTTGCGTGCATATAGGGGAAAAGGAAGGAGGAAATCCTGATGTATTGAGGCTTGCCGGCCTTTTGCATGACGTCGGGGTTGTCCGGGAATATGAGGAAGGTGGTGATCATGCATTGTATGGTGCTGAAATCGCAGGTTCTTTTCTGGCTGACAAAGAAGTTGACGAAAAAACCATCAAACATGTTGTGTCCTGCATACGTACTCACAGGTTCAGTCGGGGTATGGTTCCCGAATCACTCGAAGGGCAAATTTTACAGGATGCGGATAGGATTGATGCCCTGGGGGCGGTGGGAATTTTCAGGTCACTGCTTTCAATGGGAGCTTTGAGAGGATTAAAACATGCTTCAGGTATGGTGAAAGAAAGTTCCATGAATGCCTATGCACAAAATCCATTTGAAGGTTTTGAAGAATATATGGAAAGGAAGCCTTTTAAGATAATGGCTAGTCTGAATACCTGCACTTCCAGGGATATTGCAACAGAGAGGCTGAAAATTATGGAATATTTCCTTGAACAGCTCAGAAAGGAAGTTTATTGA